Proteins encoded within one genomic window of Carboxydocella sporoproducens DSM 16521:
- a CDS encoding radical SAM/SPASM domain-containing protein — protein sequence MYWSKYNLILPLFEGKEYALVNALMGLVDFATAEEGAQLEAAAAGRWEEVGPELLSYLQDRGYILPDATSESLLLADKYGEFQQELATSPTHILLVPTYACNLACTYCFQQGMKEGELVTKEVVDAFFQHISSKFGQEQPRPFITLFGGEPLIASPRQLEIIDYIARQAKTNDFELAAVTNGYDLEQFVPLFQASGVRIKEIQVTIDGPQEVHDARRGTADGRGTFAEIMRGIRAAVAAGFPINFRVVVDKENLPSLLPLVRYLEEQGWLDLSPGQFKTQLGRNYELYDCYARPQHLFNRLEMWAAYAALTKKEPLLQKFHQPDFKGIRYLIENGEMLVPAFDTCPAAKKEWVFDLHGYIYGCTATAGRAEHRLGIFWPEVIYDQEAVRLWQTRNVLTIPECRDCAVAHVCGGGCGAVAWSRTGKVQAPDCRPIKELYTLGLEYYRDKLG from the coding sequence ATGTACTGGAGTAAATATAACCTGATTTTGCCTTTGTTCGAGGGCAAGGAATATGCCCTGGTCAATGCGCTCATGGGGCTGGTGGATTTTGCTACAGCGGAGGAAGGAGCGCAGCTGGAAGCCGCGGCAGCTGGTCGCTGGGAAGAGGTAGGACCGGAATTATTGAGTTATCTGCAGGACAGAGGTTATATCCTGCCTGATGCCACCAGTGAAAGCCTGTTGCTGGCTGATAAATATGGGGAATTTCAGCAGGAATTAGCCACTTCTCCCACCCATATTTTGTTAGTGCCTACCTATGCCTGTAACCTGGCCTGTACCTACTGTTTTCAGCAGGGCATGAAAGAGGGAGAATTAGTCACTAAAGAAGTTGTGGATGCTTTTTTTCAACATATCAGCAGTAAATTTGGCCAGGAACAACCAAGGCCTTTTATTACTCTCTTTGGCGGTGAGCCGCTGATTGCCAGCCCCCGACAACTGGAAATTATTGATTATATTGCTCGTCAGGCAAAGACTAATGATTTCGAACTGGCTGCCGTAACCAATGGGTACGACCTGGAGCAGTTTGTTCCATTATTCCAGGCCAGTGGGGTAAGGATCAAAGAAATCCAGGTGACTATCGATGGGCCCCAGGAAGTTCACGATGCCCGTCGGGGTACAGCTGATGGTCGGGGTACTTTTGCTGAAATAATGAGAGGAATTAGGGCAGCGGTAGCGGCTGGTTTCCCCATCAATTTCCGGGTAGTAGTAGACAAAGAAAATTTACCTTCCCTCTTGCCCCTGGTGCGTTATCTGGAGGAACAGGGCTGGTTGGATTTGTCTCCTGGCCAGTTTAAAACTCAGCTGGGAAGAAATTATGAACTTTATGATTGCTACGCCAGGCCCCAGCATTTGTTCAACCGCCTGGAAATGTGGGCTGCTTATGCCGCTCTGACTAAAAAAGAACCCCTCTTGCAAAAATTCCATCAGCCGGATTTCAAAGGCATCCGTTACCTGATAGAAAACGGAGAAATGCTGGTACCGGCTTTTGATACCTGTCCTGCAGCCAAAAAAGAATGGGTTTTTGATCTGCACGGCTATATTTATGGTTGTACCGCCACTGCCGGTCGGGCGGAGCATCGGCTGGGCATTTTCTGGCCGGAAGTGATATATGACCAGGAAGCCGTCAGACTCTGGCAAACACGGAATGTGCTGACAATCCCAGAGTGTCGGGATTGTGCCGTAGCCCATGTTTGCGGCGGGGGATGCGGGGCGGTAGCCTGGAGTCGAACTGGCAAGGTTCAGGCACCGGACTGCAGACCGATTAAAGAACTTTATACCCTTGGTTTAGAATATTACCGGGATAAACTGGGGTAA
- a CDS encoding alpha-hydroxy-acid oxidizing protein, translated as MDLAAIRKNAREKLQGYCRVCPVCDGRACAGEVPGMGGLGTGSAFRANLAALAAYRFNMRTIHEVKEPDTTLELWGEKLALPVLAAPMTGTPYNMGGQLTEEEFIEYIIAGSLQAGTLGMSGDGADPTMYDSGLKAIARHQGKGIAIIKPRAQEEIIKRIRQAEAAGALAVGVDIDGAGLITMALKGQPVGPKTLAEIKELVQATTLPFILKGIMTPEEAELAVEAGAKAIVVSNHGGRVLDFTPGAAEVLPEIASRVKGKVLIFADGGVRSGADVLKLLALGADAVLVGRPLVVGAFGGGQEGVAFLLNKMKGELVQTMLLTGTASVKNVKREILF; from the coding sequence ATGGACTTGGCAGCTATCAGAAAAAACGCCAGGGAAAAATTACAGGGCTATTGCCGGGTTTGTCCGGTTTGTGATGGGCGGGCCTGTGCCGGTGAAGTACCAGGGATGGGAGGTCTGGGCACTGGTAGTGCTTTTCGAGCCAATCTGGCGGCCCTGGCAGCCTATCGCTTCAACATGCGGACTATTCATGAAGTTAAAGAGCCAGATACTACCCTGGAGCTATGGGGAGAAAAACTGGCCCTACCAGTACTGGCAGCACCCATGACCGGCACTCCTTATAATATGGGTGGCCAGTTAACCGAGGAAGAATTTATCGAGTATATTATTGCCGGGTCGTTGCAAGCCGGTACGCTGGGCATGAGCGGGGATGGAGCTGACCCGACCATGTATGACAGCGGCCTGAAAGCCATTGCCAGACACCAGGGCAAAGGTATTGCCATTATCAAACCGCGGGCCCAGGAGGAGATCATCAAGCGCATCCGCCAGGCAGAGGCAGCCGGGGCGCTGGCTGTTGGTGTGGATATAGATGGCGCTGGCCTGATCACCATGGCCCTCAAAGGGCAACCGGTAGGCCCCAAAACCCTGGCGGAAATCAAAGAGCTGGTACAGGCTACAACATTGCCCTTCATTCTCAAGGGCATCATGACTCCGGAAGAGGCAGAACTGGCTGTGGAGGCAGGAGCTAAAGCCATAGTAGTTTCCAATCATGGTGGAAGGGTACTGGATTTCACACCGGGAGCTGCCGAAGTATTGCCGGAAATCGCCAGCCGGGTCAAGGGCAAAGTGCTGATTTTTGCCGATGGAGGAGTACGCAGCGGGGCCGATGTCCTGAAACTGCTGGCCCTGGGGGCAGATGCCGTTCTGGTAGGCCGTCCTCTGGTAGTGGGAGCTTTTGGGGGCGGTCAGGAAGGAGTTGCCTTCCTGCTCAACAAAATGAAAGGCGAACTGGTTCAGACTATGCTTTTGACCGGAACTGCCTCGGTTAAAAATGTAAAGCGGGAAATCCTGTTCTAA
- the ldhH gene encoding L-lactate dehydrogenase (quinone) large subunit LdhH produces the protein MTEQFKQSIEQALHNPNLTGALGRFSEAYVISRAKAYEGIDFEGLRSRIAEIKGGAAERLEELAQQFQREAEARGAKVFRTSSPQAVKEYILNLAREKGVKLVVKSKSMASEEIHLNPYLEQAGLTVKETDLGEWIIQLAGQKPSHMVMPAIHMTKEEVADLFSKEVQERLTSDIPRLVKVARQELRQYFLAADMGISGANIAVAETGTLVLVTNEGNARLVTTLPRIHVAIVGLEKLVPSFTDIAPILQALPRSATGQLLTSYVSMITGSTPNPDGSGKELHIILMDNRRSEMARDPKFKEALQCIRCASCLNVCPVYRLVGGHVFGHVYAGGIGTILTAWFDELKKSEEIQGLCIMCGRCREVCPGKIDIPELIVEIRRRLVKEEGQSLTQKAIFSGVLSNRRLFHSLLRAASLAQKPFARGGFIRHLPLFFSGLAEFRSLPTIAETPLRDRVKQIKQTPAREKAVFYAGCLIDFAYPQMGEAVIKVLNKAGIEVVFPEGQTCCGAPARYNGAFEVAAQNAVDNLKALLSTEASYVVSACPTCTAALKHEFISTLETQGRQEWLSRARELAAKTVDFSSLVKKLVDEGRLTLLEGETLEKVTYHDSCHLKRTLKVWQQPRELLQKAGYQLAEMFEADMCCGMGGSYSLKFPEISAPILQRKLQNIKNTGATTVAMDCPGCVMQIAGGFDKQGEGIRVKHTAELLAEKLK, from the coding sequence ATGACCGAGCAATTTAAACAGTCGATTGAACAGGCCCTGCACAATCCCAATCTGACCGGAGCGCTGGGTCGGTTTTCCGAGGCCTATGTCATCAGCCGGGCCAAAGCCTATGAAGGGATTGATTTTGAAGGTTTGCGCAGTCGTATAGCCGAAATCAAGGGAGGAGCGGCTGAACGGCTGGAAGAGCTGGCCCAGCAGTTTCAGCGAGAGGCGGAAGCCAGGGGAGCAAAAGTCTTTCGGACCAGCAGTCCCCAGGCGGTAAAGGAATATATATTAAACCTGGCCCGGGAAAAGGGAGTCAAACTGGTGGTCAAATCCAAGTCCATGGCCTCTGAGGAGATTCACCTCAATCCCTATCTGGAACAGGCCGGACTGACAGTGAAGGAGACTGACCTGGGGGAATGGATTATCCAGCTAGCTGGCCAAAAGCCCTCTCATATGGTGATGCCAGCAATTCACATGACCAAAGAAGAAGTGGCGGATTTGTTCAGCAAAGAAGTTCAGGAACGCCTTACCAGTGATATTCCGCGCCTGGTCAAGGTGGCCCGCCAGGAACTGCGCCAGTATTTTCTGGCAGCGGATATGGGCATTTCCGGGGCCAATATAGCAGTAGCGGAAACGGGCACCCTGGTGCTGGTGACCAATGAAGGGAATGCCCGGCTGGTCACTACTTTGCCCCGCATCCATGTGGCCATAGTAGGGCTGGAAAAACTGGTTCCCTCTTTTACCGATATAGCTCCGATTCTGCAGGCGCTGCCCCGCAGTGCTACCGGGCAATTGCTGACCAGCTATGTTTCCATGATCACCGGGTCCACCCCCAATCCCGACGGGTCGGGAAAAGAACTGCACATCATCCTCATGGATAATCGCCGCTCGGAAATGGCCCGGGATCCCAAATTCAAGGAAGCTCTGCAGTGTATCCGCTGCGCTTCCTGTCTCAATGTTTGTCCTGTTTACCGGCTGGTAGGGGGCCACGTTTTCGGGCATGTTTATGCTGGTGGCATTGGCACCATCTTGACAGCCTGGTTTGATGAGCTGAAGAAATCGGAAGAAATTCAGGGCCTTTGTATCATGTGTGGACGCTGCCGGGAAGTCTGTCCGGGCAAAATCGATATCCCGGAATTGATTGTGGAAATCCGGCGGCGGCTGGTCAAGGAAGAGGGGCAATCCCTGACTCAGAAGGCCATCTTTTCCGGGGTATTAAGCAATCGCCGCCTCTTTCATTCCCTGTTGCGGGCAGCATCCCTGGCGCAAAAACCCTTTGCCAGGGGAGGTTTTATCCGGCATTTACCTCTGTTTTTCTCCGGGCTGGCTGAGTTTCGCAGTTTACCCACCATTGCTGAAACGCCGTTGCGAGACCGGGTGAAGCAGATTAAACAAACCCCTGCTAGGGAAAAAGCAGTTTTTTATGCTGGCTGCCTGATTGATTTCGCCTATCCGCAGATGGGAGAAGCGGTCATCAAGGTATTGAACAAAGCAGGAATAGAAGTAGTTTTTCCGGAAGGGCAGACCTGCTGCGGAGCGCCGGCCCGCTACAACGGGGCTTTCGAAGTAGCGGCCCAGAATGCAGTGGATAACCTGAAAGCCCTGCTGTCAACCGAGGCAAGTTATGTGGTTTCCGCCTGTCCTACCTGTACCGCGGCCTTAAAACATGAATTCATCAGCACCCTGGAAACCCAGGGGCGGCAGGAATGGTTGTCCCGGGCCAGAGAACTGGCAGCTAAAACGGTGGATTTCTCAAGTCTGGTGAAAAAATTGGTGGATGAAGGACGGCTGACTCTGCTGGAAGGCGAGACACTGGAAAAGGTGACATACCACGACTCCTGCCATTTAAAACGAACCCTGAAGGTATGGCAGCAACCACGGGAACTGTTGCAAAAAGCTGGATACCAGCTGGCGGAAATGTTCGAAGCCGATATGTGCTGCGGTATGGGGGGGTCTTATTCCCTTAAATTCCCGGAAATCTCTGCCCCCATTCTGCAAAGGAAATTGCAGAATATCAAGAACACCGGCGCTACCACCGTGGCCATGGATTGTCCTGGCTGTGTGATGCAGATTGCCGGCGGTTTCGATAAACAAGGGGAAGGGATTCGGGTCAAGCATACAGCTGAACTTCTTGCGGAAAAATTAAAATAA
- a CDS encoding FadR/GntR family transcriptional regulator, with translation MEFRPIKPKKIYEEIVEQIRDLMAEGDLKPGDKLLSERELAEKLQVSRASVREALRALEMMGFVEIRTGEGTFVREACSDAIIQPLAMFLSIERGNFFEIYEVRKIFETAAARLAAERATPEEIQKIEEALKQMEDNVADFEKGEVSDTAFHYAIAEATHNGWLVRLMRTISDSFHSAIVAARKQLFLTPGNGEKLMEQHRRIYDAIRNKQPQAAERAMLDHLLFAEAELAKKIKE, from the coding sequence ATGGAATTTCGGCCTATAAAGCCCAAAAAAATATATGAGGAAATTGTCGAACAGATCAGGGATTTGATGGCGGAAGGCGATTTGAAACCGGGAGATAAACTCCTGTCCGAACGGGAATTAGCGGAAAAACTGCAAGTCAGCCGGGCTTCGGTGAGGGAAGCCCTCAGAGCCCTGGAAATGATGGGTTTTGTGGAAATACGCACCGGTGAGGGCACCTTTGTGCGGGAAGCCTGTAGTGACGCCATCATCCAGCCCCTGGCCATGTTTCTCTCCATCGAGCGGGGCAATTTCTTTGAAATTTATGAAGTGCGGAAAATATTCGAAACGGCGGCAGCGCGTTTGGCTGCGGAACGGGCTACACCGGAGGAAATCCAGAAGATAGAAGAAGCGCTGAAACAGATGGAAGATAATGTGGCAGATTTCGAGAAAGGGGAAGTTAGTGATACCGCCTTTCATTATGCCATTGCCGAAGCCACCCATAACGGTTGGCTGGTGCGATTGATGCGTACCATTTCCGACTCCTTTCACAGTGCAATAGTAGCGGCCCGCAAGCAGTTGTTCCTGACTCCGGGAAACGGGGAAAAGCTAATGGAACAGCACCGCCGCATTTATGATGCCATCCGGAACAAACAGCCCCAGGCGGCGGAGCGGGCCATGCTGGATCATCTCCTCTTTGCTGAGGCGGAACTGGCCAAAAAGATCAAAGAATAA
- the trxB gene encoding thioredoxin-disulfide reductase: MSEFVKEISAAEFESEVLHSELPVAVDFYSTDCPPCAYLAPSYERIAEQYGSMMKFVKIYRQGNRELANQLGVKGSPTVLFFKNGEEAGKRLTGYISKPQLRLAVEEITGPRVREGGLAKVECDVLILGGGPAGLSASIYAGRAKLHTVLVDEGLPGGQAATTFHIANYPGTPGTVRGSELMQNMVNQAKSFGVEIHDLKEIFQVDLTGERKYVRTEDTEYYAKTVIIATGAEPRKLPAEGEEEFRGRGVHYCATCDGAMYQDADNVIVVGGGNSAVEEAVFLTRFAKQVTIVHQFDHFQASKIAQEEALNHPQIKVVWDSEVRKVNGEGHLTSVTVENVKTGELTDIPANGVFVYIGTQPRTHWFKGQVEMNEWGYIQANEDMETNLPGVFAAGDVRVKKFRQVITAAADGAIAGIMAEKYLMEKARG; the protein is encoded by the coding sequence ATGAGTGAATTTGTAAAAGAGATCAGTGCAGCTGAATTTGAGTCTGAGGTATTGCACAGTGAACTGCCGGTAGCAGTTGATTTTTATTCCACAGATTGTCCGCCCTGTGCATATCTGGCTCCCAGTTATGAACGGATCGCTGAACAATATGGTTCTATGATGAAATTTGTGAAAATCTATCGCCAGGGCAACCGGGAACTGGCCAATCAGCTGGGAGTGAAAGGCAGCCCGACTGTATTGTTTTTCAAGAACGGGGAAGAAGCAGGCAAGCGATTGACGGGATATATCTCAAAACCTCAATTGCGCCTGGCTGTGGAAGAAATCACCGGGCCCCGTGTCAGGGAAGGTGGTTTGGCCAAGGTAGAGTGTGATGTTCTGATCCTGGGCGGTGGTCCTGCTGGACTTTCAGCGTCCATATATGCCGGCCGGGCCAAACTGCACACTGTGCTGGTTGACGAAGGATTGCCAGGTGGCCAGGCGGCTACCACTTTCCACATTGCCAACTATCCCGGTACTCCTGGCACGGTGCGGGGTAGCGAATTGATGCAAAACATGGTCAACCAGGCCAAATCCTTTGGAGTGGAAATTCATGACCTCAAGGAGATTTTCCAGGTGGATCTGACTGGAGAAAGAAAATATGTGCGTACAGAAGATACCGAGTATTACGCCAAGACAGTGATTATCGCTACCGGGGCGGAACCGCGAAAACTGCCGGCTGAAGGGGAAGAAGAATTCAGAGGCCGGGGTGTTCACTACTGTGCTACCTGTGATGGGGCTATGTATCAGGATGCGGATAATGTAATTGTTGTCGGAGGTGGAAACTCAGCAGTAGAAGAAGCGGTATTTCTGACCCGCTTTGCCAAACAGGTTACTATTGTGCACCAGTTTGATCACTTCCAGGCTTCCAAAATTGCTCAGGAGGAGGCCCTTAACCACCCGCAGATTAAAGTGGTGTGGGATTCAGAAGTACGGAAAGTTAACGGAGAAGGACACCTCACTTCAGTTACAGTGGAAAATGTAAAAACTGGAGAGCTTACTGATATTCCTGCCAATGGGGTATTCGTCTATATTGGCACCCAGCCCCGGACCCACTGGTTTAAAGGCCAGGTAGAAATGAATGAATGGGGTTATATTCAAGCCAATGAAGATATGGAGACCAATCTGCCTGGAGTTTTTGCTGCCGGGGATGTACGGGTGAAAAAATTCCGCCAGGTGATTACAGCTGCTGCTGATGGAGCTATTGCCGGTATCATGG
- a CDS encoding LutC/YkgG family protein has translation MWEAFKTRAEAVGAEVYRFASQTEALDFILTFLVQEGVANRPGAYAFWADSPLIQGMDLSALEEKIPGLKFACTKELAAQARIGISQMDWGLADTGTLVQVATQVEQRLVSTLPEIHLAILGTRQILPDMGTLLPRVKPTEASYLAFITGPSRTADIERVLTIGVHGPGRLVIVLVDDLGGGN, from the coding sequence GTGTGGGAAGCTTTTAAGACCCGGGCTGAAGCTGTGGGGGCAGAAGTTTATCGTTTTGCCAGTCAGACAGAAGCTCTGGATTTCATTTTAACTTTCCTGGTACAGGAGGGGGTGGCAAACAGACCTGGGGCTTATGCGTTCTGGGCAGATTCGCCCCTGATTCAGGGAATGGACTTAAGTGCTCTTGAGGAAAAAATTCCTGGCCTGAAATTCGCCTGCACTAAGGAACTGGCCGCCCAGGCGCGGATTGGTATCAGTCAAATGGACTGGGGTCTGGCGGACACTGGTACTCTGGTACAGGTTGCTACTCAGGTGGAGCAAAGACTGGTTTCCACTCTGCCGGAAATTCACCTGGCTATTCTGGGGACCCGGCAGATTCTGCCGGACATGGGCACTCTCCTGCCCCGGGTTAAGCCTACTGAAGCCAGCTACCTGGCGTTTATTACCGGTCCCAGTCGTACCGCTGATATCGAGCGGGTACTGACCATCGGGGTGCATGGACCTGGACGACTGGTGATAGTGCTGGTGGACGATCTGGGAGGTGGCAACTAA
- a CDS encoding YhcN/YlaJ family sporulation lipoprotein has product MKKGLPLFLALILFTGLAFFYLYRDAGLPRGAENLLQQPQRKVGLRPENPAPQLPLPPHPLGRAGTAGKAPATPADGAQAAAAWEQFLAKKPGIEQPVVVIWHNRIYIAVPELTPESEQKIRQIVKEQEPGWQEVIITSSPENRARLQKIAAAIRQGRMAADFASELSQIKS; this is encoded by the coding sequence ATGAAAAAGGGTTTACCCCTCTTTTTAGCGCTAATTCTATTTACTGGCCTTGCCTTTTTTTATCTCTACCGTGATGCGGGATTACCGCGAGGGGCAGAAAACCTGCTGCAGCAACCTCAGCGAAAAGTGGGATTGAGACCGGAAAATCCGGCACCTCAGCTGCCCCTGCCGCCTCATCCCCTGGGGAGAGCAGGTACCGCGGGGAAGGCTCCGGCCACTCCGGCTGATGGGGCTCAGGCTGCTGCCGCCTGGGAACAATTCCTGGCAAAAAAACCGGGGATAGAACAACCGGTGGTAGTTATCTGGCATAACCGGATCTATATCGCTGTTCCTGAACTGACGCCGGAAAGCGAGCAGAAAATCAGGCAGATAGTCAAGGAACAGGAACCCGGCTGGCAAGAGGTGATCATAACCAGTAGCCCGGAAAACCGGGCCAGATTGCAAAAAATAGCTGCTGCCATTCGTCAGGGACGGATGGCAGCGGACTTTGCCAGTGAATTAAGTCAGATCAAATCCTGA
- a CDS encoding methyltransferase domain-containing protein, producing the protein MEKEIIQRYTREATACSNLSCGSNLELADLQPGEWVLDLGCGRGADVLRAVDLVRPGGKAVGLDLTPAMLEQARAAARQEEKAEECEFIQGDLTRLPFPEATFDCVLSNCVINHVHDKFRAYREIARVLKPGGRMVISDAVSLVPLPEEVKQDPQAWADCWGGAITEEEYLAAIEAAGFQQIVILKRREYLKNGYPFASLTLRASKGREGR; encoded by the coding sequence ATGGAGAAAGAAATCATTCAGCGTTATACCAGAGAAGCAACAGCTTGCTCCAATCTGAGCTGTGGTTCCAATCTGGAGCTGGCTGATTTACAACCAGGTGAGTGGGTACTGGACCTTGGTTGCGGTCGTGGTGCTGATGTGCTGCGGGCTGTAGACCTGGTCAGGCCAGGAGGCAAAGCGGTTGGTCTGGATTTGACTCCAGCCATGCTGGAACAGGCGCGAGCAGCTGCCCGCCAGGAGGAGAAAGCAGAGGAATGTGAATTTATTCAAGGTGACCTGACCCGGCTGCCTTTTCCGGAGGCAACTTTTGACTGTGTGCTCAGCAACTGTGTGATTAACCATGTCCACGATAAATTTCGGGCCTACCGGGAAATCGCCCGGGTTCTGAAGCCGGGAGGCAGAATGGTAATCAGTGATGCTGTCTCGCTGGTACCACTGCCGGAGGAAGTAAAACAGGATCCACAGGCCTGGGCCGATTGCTGGGGAGGAGCCATTACGGAAGAGGAATATCTGGCAGCCATTGAGGCGGCTGGTTTCCAGCAAATAGTTATCCTCAAACGGCGAGAATACCTGAAGAACGGGTATCCTTTTGCTAGTTTGACCCTGCGTGCCAGTAAAGGCAGGGAAGGGAGGTGA
- a CDS encoding (Fe-S)-binding protein: protein MATLYDDLQQVKPELAKCMKCGNCMAVCPIYITEKTEAGVARGKITLAEALLAGDLDLQDEDLIHKLFNCLVCKSCMQNCPCGVKFDRIILALRAEIARQKGLHPLKKAIFAALKKQGLFDLGMRLGGSFQGLVFRRHPEKKAYYPRFRMGLSMKRILPALAPVPFRSQVPSRITGEPKGERPVRVAFFTGCSINYIYPQIGHDVIEVLKENGVEIVIPRDQCCCGIAAFVHGDIETARELARKNLEAFADCGTDYIITACGSCGGSWQHEFKELLGDDPIYGPKAEYWSSRTYDISTFLTRVINYRKPQGEINVTVTYHDPCHLKKTMKVYQEPREILRAIPGVELKEMNKPDACCGSGGSFSLTHYETSMEINQRKIADASQTGAEEVITGCPACMMHLADGINQFGKGQEVVHYISLLAESYRKEKGGNSCVGSF from the coding sequence ATGGCTACACTTTACGATGATTTGCAACAGGTTAAACCGGAACTGGCCAAATGCATGAAATGCGGTAATTGTATGGCAGTCTGTCCTATATATATCACCGAGAAAACGGAAGCCGGGGTAGCCCGGGGGAAAATCACCCTGGCGGAGGCTTTGCTGGCAGGAGATTTGGACCTGCAGGATGAAGATTTAATCCACAAACTGTTTAACTGTCTGGTTTGTAAATCCTGTATGCAGAATTGTCCCTGTGGTGTAAAGTTTGACCGCATTATCCTGGCCTTGCGGGCAGAGATCGCCCGGCAGAAGGGGTTACACCCGCTGAAAAAAGCCATTTTTGCAGCCTTGAAAAAACAGGGTTTATTTGATCTGGGTATGCGTCTGGGCGGCAGTTTTCAGGGCCTGGTTTTCCGCCGCCATCCGGAAAAGAAAGCCTACTATCCCCGTTTTCGCATGGGTTTAAGTATGAAGCGAATCTTGCCTGCCCTGGCTCCAGTTCCTTTCCGCAGCCAGGTTCCTTCTCGCATAACCGGGGAACCAAAAGGAGAAAGGCCAGTACGGGTTGCTTTCTTTACGGGGTGTTCGATAAATTATATTTACCCCCAGATCGGTCATGATGTTATAGAAGTACTGAAAGAAAACGGGGTGGAAATAGTAATACCCCGGGATCAGTGCTGTTGCGGGATTGCTGCTTTTGTCCACGGAGATATCGAAACTGCCCGGGAGCTGGCCCGCAAGAATCTGGAAGCTTTTGCCGATTGTGGTACTGATTATATTATTACTGCCTGTGGCTCCTGCGGGGGTTCCTGGCAGCATGAATTCAAGGAATTGCTGGGGGATGACCCCATATATGGACCTAAAGCCGAATACTGGAGCAGCCGCACATATGATATTTCTACCTTTCTAACCAGAGTTATCAACTACCGCAAACCTCAGGGAGAAATAAATGTAACAGTAACCTATCACGACCCCTGTCATTTGAAAAAGACCATGAAGGTTTATCAGGAACCGAGGGAAATCCTGCGGGCGATTCCTGGGGTGGAACTGAAGGAGATGAACAAGCCCGATGCCTGTTGTGGTAGTGGCGGTTCTTTTAGCTTAACCCATTATGAAACTTCTATGGAAATTAACCAGCGCAAAATTGCGGATGCCAGTCAGACCGGGGCGGAAGAAGTGATTACCGGCTGCCCGGCCTGTATGATGCATCTTGCCGATGGTATCAATCAGTTTGGCAAGGGTCAGGAGGTAGTCCACTATATTTCGCTCCTGGCTGAGTCCTACCGGAAGGAAAAAGGAGGAAATAGCTGTGTGGGAAGCTTTTAA